Proteins encoded together in one Bombus pascuorum chromosome 16, iyBomPasc1.1, whole genome shotgun sequence window:
- the LOC132915111 gene encoding NADH dehydrogenase [ubiquinone] 1 beta subcomplex subunit 9 translates to MAQLPSPFISHTRKVCSLYKRAIRALEDQNIERHEFRYNAVLLRQRFEKNRHIPDARIAKQLLLEGEEELFNNTHPDPSKFPNSPGGICHGRFVIPPDSVMDYWDPIEKARYPKYFAEREKLKVEYEKLYNKLYNETPAEVEKAKTNK, encoded by the exons ATGGCCCAACTACCATCACCTTTCATTAGTCATACTAGAAAAGTATGCAGTCTTTATAAACGCGCTATACGTGCGTTAGAAGATCAGAATATTGAAAGACACGAATTTAG ATATAACGCAGTTTTATTAAGACAACGTTTTGAAAAGAATCGGCATATACCAGATGCTCGTATAGCTAAACAACTACTATTAGAAGGTgaagaagaattatttaataatacacaTCCTGATCCATCAAAGTTTCCTAATAGCCCAGGTGGTATATGTCATGGACGTTTTGTAATACCACCAGATTCTGTAATGGATTATTGGGATCCAATTGAAAAAGCTAGATatccaaaatattttgcagaaagagagaaacttAAGgtggaatatgaaaaattatataacaaattatataatgaaacTCCTGCAGAAGttgaaaaagcaaaaacaaataAGTAA
- the LOC132915107 gene encoding uncharacterized protein LOC132915107 isoform X1 produces MVPTMPPDSHKISLKIIEAIKQHPVLYNAEVKGSSIKLQEFRQKVWKRISDELGLDPTWVRLRWKNLRDTYCRILKYKNRTEKGVRRKKWIFEDHLSFLKFPYESDYQPQSIELTEDYIQDINAGGISSEGLLEQLEDRNDEDYSEYLEVLEETTADPVLDRDSMELNDNGDNVVKSIEVGNAMHHDIDSYAQQIQSKYRKIRPKKVKIESLEVPATYSILKASPFKNKTIDTPIFVSTPAANNSIKNSSKIEDTQNNYDQVYLAPEGKSSIELFFDSMAQTVKRLPPKAQADIKMNICKIVTEAELKYSGRNTPQSTQQFIAPPGMIPKLVLIPCNMIDGQNNKG; encoded by the exons ATGGTGCCGACGATGCCGCCTGATTCGCATAAAATTTCGCTGAAGATCATTGAAGCGATAAAACAACATCCAGTTTTATATAATGCTGAAGTGAAAGGTTCTTCTATTAAACTTCAGGAATTTCGGCAGAAGGTTTGGAAGAGGATTTCGGATGAACTTGGTCTTGATC CCACCTGGGTGAGATTAAGATGGAAAAATTTAAGGGATACTTACTGCCGTATACttaaatataagaatagaACGGAAAAAGGAGTTCGTAGGAAAAAATGGATTTTTGAAGATCATCTTAGTTTCTTAAAGTTTCC GTATGAATCGGATTATCAACCTCAAAGTATAGAATTAACTGAAGACTACATTCAGGATATAAATGCAGGTGGAATTAGTTCTGAAGGTCTTTTAGAACAATTAGAAGATCGTAATGATGAAGATTATAGTGAATATTTAGAAGTTTTGGAAGAAACAACTGCAGATCCAGTGTTGGATCGTGATTCTATGGAATTAAATGATAATGGTGATAACGTAGTAAAAAGTATAGAGGTAGGAAATGCAATGCATCATGATATTGATTCATATGCTCAGCAAATTCAatcaaaatatagaaaaataagaccgaaaaaagtgaaaattgAATCATTGGAAGTGCCTGCAACCTACAGTATCTTAAAAGCTTcaccttttaaaaataaaacaattgataCTCCAATATTTGTTAGTACACCGGCTgcaaataattctataaagAATTCTTCTAAAATAGAA GATACACAAAATAATTATGACCAAGTCTACCTAGCTCCTGAAGGAAAAAGTAGTATAGAGCTCTTTTTCGACAGTATGGCACAAACCGTCAAGCGACTCCCTCCAAAAGCTCAAGCagatattaaaatgaatatttgtaaaattgtaacaGAAGCAGAACTTAAGTATTCTGGACGTAACACACCCCAAAGTACTCAACAATTTATAGCACCACCTGGAATGATTCCTAAGTTGGTCCTCATTCCATGTAACATGATTGATGGACAAAATAACAAAGGTTGA
- the LOC132915107 gene encoding uncharacterized protein LOC132915107 isoform X2, producing MGRTTWVRLRWKNLRDTYCRILKYKNRTEKGVRRKKWIFEDHLSFLKFPYESDYQPQSIELTEDYIQDINAGGISSEGLLEQLEDRNDEDYSEYLEVLEETTADPVLDRDSMELNDNGDNVVKSIEVGNAMHHDIDSYAQQIQSKYRKIRPKKVKIESLEVPATYSILKASPFKNKTIDTPIFVSTPAANNSIKNSSKIEDTQNNYDQVYLAPEGKSSIELFFDSMAQTVKRLPPKAQADIKMNICKIVTEAELKYSGRNTPQSTQQFIAPPGMIPKLVLIPCNMIDGQNNKG from the exons atgggtagaa CCACCTGGGTGAGATTAAGATGGAAAAATTTAAGGGATACTTACTGCCGTATACttaaatataagaatagaACGGAAAAAGGAGTTCGTAGGAAAAAATGGATTTTTGAAGATCATCTTAGTTTCTTAAAGTTTCC GTATGAATCGGATTATCAACCTCAAAGTATAGAATTAACTGAAGACTACATTCAGGATATAAATGCAGGTGGAATTAGTTCTGAAGGTCTTTTAGAACAATTAGAAGATCGTAATGATGAAGATTATAGTGAATATTTAGAAGTTTTGGAAGAAACAACTGCAGATCCAGTGTTGGATCGTGATTCTATGGAATTAAATGATAATGGTGATAACGTAGTAAAAAGTATAGAGGTAGGAAATGCAATGCATCATGATATTGATTCATATGCTCAGCAAATTCAatcaaaatatagaaaaataagaccgaaaaaagtgaaaattgAATCATTGGAAGTGCCTGCAACCTACAGTATCTTAAAAGCTTcaccttttaaaaataaaacaattgataCTCCAATATTTGTTAGTACACCGGCTgcaaataattctataaagAATTCTTCTAAAATAGAA GATACACAAAATAATTATGACCAAGTCTACCTAGCTCCTGAAGGAAAAAGTAGTATAGAGCTCTTTTTCGACAGTATGGCACAAACCGTCAAGCGACTCCCTCCAAAAGCTCAAGCagatattaaaatgaatatttgtaaaattgtaacaGAAGCAGAACTTAAGTATTCTGGACGTAACACACCCCAAAGTACTCAACAATTTATAGCACCACCTGGAATGATTCCTAAGTTGGTCCTCATTCCATGTAACATGATTGATGGACAAAATAACAAAGGTTGA
- the LOC132915102 gene encoding FAD-dependent oxidoreductase domain-containing protein 1-like has translation MLRSFVKLEVQNNVLQRCLFSQTRRTYSKKDTPDEIVPTKKDSNSIIPKTLKKGLASIRESLVVKNVDDILVEWMGRPQTVPKVCDVVIIGGGIMGSSIAYWLRSRVFSEYFKVVVIERDPTYTTASTVLSCGGLRQQFSLKENIEMSLFGAEFLRNINEYLGIQGEPAIDPYFHPYGYLTLASERTAGILIENSKLQNFLGAKNIILSAAKLKSMFPWINTEGIELGCLGLEKEGWFDPWVLLSAFKKKALQLGARYIYGEAQGFTYKDKRNTDQLDGLIVKTKEGEIHNIKFAIAIVAAGAHSGQIVDKLGSVQTENGLYQTNLPVEPRKRFVYCVHCPDGPSLNTPLLIDNTGTFLRREGLAGTYICGRSPEESEEPSTEDLSIDYDFFEEKIWPILARRVPAFEKLKLKSSWAGYYEFNTFDQNGIIGQHPYHPKLYFATGFSGHGIQQAPAVGRAISELIIDGEYKTLDLSNLDFNRIIYRKPAYEKNII, from the exons ATGTTGCGTTCTTTTGTTAAATTGGAAGTACAAAATAATGTTCTACAAAGATGTTTGTTCTCACAAACAAGAAGAACTTATTCAAAAaag GATACTCCAGATGAAATTGTACCAACTAAAAAAGATTCTAACTCCATAATACCAAAAACACTTAAAAAAGGTTTGGCATCGATAAGAGAATCTCTCGTTGTGAAGAATGTTGATGATATATTAGTTGAATGGATGGGTCGGCCACAAACAGTTCCAAAAGTTTGTGATGTTGTAATAATTGGAGGTGGGATAATGGGCAGTTCTATAGCATATTGGTTGAGAAGCCGAGttttttcagaatatttcaaagttgTAGTAATAGAGAGAGACCCTACG tatACTACAGCGTCAACAGTTCTTTCTTGTGGAGGTTTACGTCAACAATTTTCtctgaaagaaaatattgaaatgtcTCTTTTTGGTGCAGAATTTTTACGTAACATCAATGAATATTTGGGCATTCAGGGAGAACCCGCAATTGATCCATATTTCCATCCATatggttatttaacattaGCATCTGAGCGAACTGCTggaatattaatagaaaattctaaattacaaaatttccttggagcaaaaaatattatattatcagcTGCTAAATTGAAAAGTATGTTTCCTTGGATAAATACAGAAGGTATTGAACTAGGTTGTTTAGGATTAGAAAAAGAGGGTTGGTTTGACCCATGGGTTCTCCTTTCTGcttttaaaaagaaagcaCTACAATTGGGAGCAAGATATATTTATGGTGAAGCGCAAGGTTTTACTTATAAAGATAAGCGAAACACGGATCAACTAGATGGATTGATT gTAAAAACCAAAGAGGgtgaaatacataatataaaatttgctaTAGCCATTGTGGCTGCTGGAGCTCATAGTGGACAAATTGTTGACAAATTGGGTAGTGTTCAAACAGAAAATGGATTGTACCAAACAAATTTACCTGTTGAACCAAG GAAAAGATTTGTTTATTGCGTTCATTGTCCTGATGGGCCAAGTTTAAATACCCCATTATTGATAGATAATACTGGAACATTTCTTAG gaGAGAAGGTCTGGCAGGTACGTATATTTGTGGAAGATCACCAGAGGAGTCCGAAGAACCTAGTACTGAAGATTTAAGCATTGATTATGATTTctttgaagaaaaaatttgGCCTATACTCGCACGGAGAGTCCCagcttttgaaaaattaaag TTAAAATCTTCTTGGGCAGGGTATTATGAATTCAATACATTCGATCAAAATGGAATAATTGGACAACATCCATATCATCCGAAATTATACTTTGCAACTGGATTTAGTGGACATGGAATTCAACAGGCACCCGCAGTAGGTAGAGCAATTTCAGAACTAATTATTGATGGCGAATATAAAACACTTGACCTATCGAATCTTGActttaatagaattatttatcgtaaacCTGCATATGAAAAgaacattatttaa